Proteins from one Sylvia atricapilla isolate bSylAtr1 chromosome 1, bSylAtr1.pri, whole genome shotgun sequence genomic window:
- the LRRFIP2 gene encoding leucine-rich repeat flightless-interacting protein 2 isoform X1, with product MYYDQRNYSSLVYSKPVSSYHVRPSEYSYSSRASSVRSSPVSSGLSDQSETAADYFSRSNRRGSIVSDADDGQVLNRLEEKNEKSHSEIFSRPSSRNSVTAAPLSGNSSRRGSGDASSLVDPDASLSDLRDIYDLKDQIHDVEWRYMQGLKELKDSLAEVEEKYKKAMVSSAQLDNEKNNLIYQVDTLKDVIEEKEEQIAEFYRENEEKSKELERQKHTCSVLQHKLDELKEGIRQRDELIEANQRMQENIDSITKEVFDLQETINWKDKKIGALERQKDYIDCIKNERDELREELADLKETMKRGQKHGLVIIPDGTPNGDVNRESVVGTITVVSQEAAQVLEPAGERPLDIRLQKLAGEKEELLSQVRKLKMQLEEERQKYSKRDGMNPDIIGLENGSDLQLIEMQRDANRQISEYKFKLSKAEQDITTLEQNIGRLEGQVARYKNAAENAEKVEDELKAEKRKLQRELRTALDKIEEMEMTNSHLMKRLEKMKANRTALLSQQ from the exons ATGTACTATGATCAAAGAAATTATAGCAGCCTGGTATATAGTAAACCAGTTTCTTCCTACCATGTTCGG CCGTCTGAATACAGTTATTCTTCAAGAGCAAGCTCAGTCCGAAGTAGTCCTGTG TCCTCTGGTTTATCTGATCAAAGTGAAACTGCTGCTGACTATTTTAGTCGTTCCAACCGCAGGGGAAGCATTGTTTCTGATGCAGATGATGGCCAAGTTTTGAATCGC ctggaagaaaagaatgaaaagtcacattcagaaatattttcaagg CCCTCATCTCGCAATTCAGTAACTGCAGCTCCTTTGAGTGGCAACTCATCTAGAAGAGGAAGTGGAGATGCAAGTAGTTTGGTGGACCCTGATGCCTCCCTCAGTGATTTACGG GATATCTATGATCTTAAAGACCAAATACATGATGTAGAATGGAGATACATGCAAGGACTTAAAGAATTAAAG GATTCACTAGCTGAAGTTGAAGAGAAGTACAAGAAAGCTATGGTTTCCAGTGCTCAACTAGACAATGAGAAAAACAACTTGATTTACCAAGTGGATACTTTGAAGGATGTTattgaagagaaagaagaacaGATAGCAGAGTTCTATAGGGAGAATGAAGAGAAGtcaaag GAATTGGAAAGACAGAAACACACCTGCAGTGTTCTGCAGCATAAGCTGGATGAACTTAAAGAGGGCATTCGACAGAGAGATGAATTGATAGAG GCGAATCAACGTATGCAGGAGAATATAGACTCCATAACCAAAGAAGTGTTTGATCTCCAGGAGACAATTAAttggaaagataaaaaaataggG GCCctagaaagacagaaagattaCATTGACTGCATTAAGAATGAGCGAGATGAGCTCAGAGAGGAGTTGGCTGACCTGAAGGAAACAATGAAGAGAGGACAG aaACATGGATTGGTTATAATTCCTGACGGCACACCAAATGGTGATGTAAACCGTGAGTCAGTGGTTGGTACAATAACAGTAGTATCACAGGAAGCTGCTCAAGTCTTGGAACCTGCAGGAGAAAGACCACTAG ATATCAGGCTACAAAAACtggctggagagaaggaggaattACTGTCCCAG GTTAGAAAACTGAAGATGCAGTTGGAAGAAGAACGACAGAAATACTCTAAACGTGATGGCATGAATCCAGATATAATAGGCTTGGAGAATGGCTCTGACTTACAGCTAATTGAAATGCAAA GAGATGCCAACAGACAAATTAGTGAATACAAATTTAAGCTTTCAAAAGCTGAACAAGATATAACTACTTTGGAACAAAAT ATTGGACGACTTGAAGGACAGGTTGCAAGGtataaaaatgcagcagaaaatgcagaaaaagtaGAAGATGAacttaaagctgaaaaaaggaAGCTTCAGCGAGAG tTAAGAACAGCACTGGATAAGATAGAAGAGATGGAGATGACCAATAGCCATTTAATGAAAAGGCTGGAGAAGATGAAAGCAAATAGGACTGCGCTTTTATCTcaacagtga
- the LRRFIP2 gene encoding leucine-rich repeat flightless-interacting protein 2 isoform X8: MGTPGSGRKRTPVKDRFSAEDEALSNIAREAEARLAAKRAARAEARDIRMRELERHQKELEEKNEKSHSEIFSRPSSRNSVTAAPLSGNSSRRGSGDASSLVDPDASLSDLRDSLAEVEEKYKKAMVSSAQLDNEKNNLIYQVDTLKDVIEEKEEQIAEFYRENEEKSKELERQKHTCSVLQHKLDELKEGIRQRDELIEKHGLVIIPDGTPNGDVNRESVVGTITVVSQEAAQVLEPAGERPLDIRLQKLAGEKEELLSQVRKLKMQLEEERQKYSKRDGMNPDIIGLENGSDLQLIEMQRDANRQISEYKFKLSKAEQDITTLEQNIGRLEGQVARYKNAAENAEKVEDELKAEKRKLQRELRTALDKIEEMEMTNSHLMKRLEKMKANRTALLSQQ; the protein is encoded by the exons GCAGAAGCCAGACTTGCAGCAAAACGGGCAGCTCGAGCAGAAGCAAGAGATATACGTATGAGAGAGCTGGAGCGACATCAAAAGGAG ctggaagaaaagaatgaaaagtcacattcagaaatattttcaagg CCCTCATCTCGCAATTCAGTAACTGCAGCTCCTTTGAGTGGCAACTCATCTAGAAGAGGAAGTGGAGATGCAAGTAGTTTGGTGGACCCTGATGCCTCCCTCAGTGATTTACGG GATTCACTAGCTGAAGTTGAAGAGAAGTACAAGAAAGCTATGGTTTCCAGTGCTCAACTAGACAATGAGAAAAACAACTTGATTTACCAAGTGGATACTTTGAAGGATGTTattgaagagaaagaagaacaGATAGCAGAGTTCTATAGGGAGAATGAAGAGAAGtcaaag GAATTGGAAAGACAGAAACACACCTGCAGTGTTCTGCAGCATAAGCTGGATGAACTTAAAGAGGGCATTCGACAGAGAGATGAATTGATAGAG aaACATGGATTGGTTATAATTCCTGACGGCACACCAAATGGTGATGTAAACCGTGAGTCAGTGGTTGGTACAATAACAGTAGTATCACAGGAAGCTGCTCAAGTCTTGGAACCTGCAGGAGAAAGACCACTAG ATATCAGGCTACAAAAACtggctggagagaaggaggaattACTGTCCCAG GTTAGAAAACTGAAGATGCAGTTGGAAGAAGAACGACAGAAATACTCTAAACGTGATGGCATGAATCCAGATATAATAGGCTTGGAGAATGGCTCTGACTTACAGCTAATTGAAATGCAAA GAGATGCCAACAGACAAATTAGTGAATACAAATTTAAGCTTTCAAAAGCTGAACAAGATATAACTACTTTGGAACAAAAT ATTGGACGACTTGAAGGACAGGTTGCAAGGtataaaaatgcagcagaaaatgcagaaaaagtaGAAGATGAacttaaagctgaaaaaaggaAGCTTCAGCGAGAG tTAAGAACAGCACTGGATAAGATAGAAGAGATGGAGATGACCAATAGCCATTTAATGAAAAGGCTGGAGAAGATGAAAGCAAATAGGACTGCGCTTTTATCTcaacagtga
- the LRRFIP2 gene encoding leucine-rich repeat flightless-interacting protein 2 isoform X2: protein MGTPGSGRKRTPVKDRFSAEDEALSNIAREAEARLAAKRAARAEARDIRMRELERHQKELEEKNEKSHSEIFSRPSSRNSVTAAPLSGNSSRRGSGDASSLVDPDASLSDLRDIYDLKDQIHDVEWRYMQGLKELKDSLAEVEEKYKKAMVSSAQLDNEKNNLIYQVDTLKDVIEEKEEQIAEFYRENEEKSKELERQKHTCSVLQHKLDELKEGIRQRDELIEANQRMQENIDSITKEVFDLQETINWKDKKIGALERQKDYIDCIKNERDELREELADLKETMKRGQKHGLVIIPDGTPNGDVNRESVVGTITVVSQEAAQVLEPAGERPLDIRLQKLAGEKEELLSQVRKLKMQLEEERQKYSKRDGMNPDIIGLENGSDLQLIEMQRDANRQISEYKFKLSKAEQDITTLEQNIGRLEGQVARYKNAAENAEKVEDELKAEKRKLQRELRTALDKIEEMEMTNSHLMKRLEKMKANRTALLSQQ, encoded by the exons GCAGAAGCCAGACTTGCAGCAAAACGGGCAGCTCGAGCAGAAGCAAGAGATATACGTATGAGAGAGCTGGAGCGACATCAAAAGGAG ctggaagaaaagaatgaaaagtcacattcagaaatattttcaagg CCCTCATCTCGCAATTCAGTAACTGCAGCTCCTTTGAGTGGCAACTCATCTAGAAGAGGAAGTGGAGATGCAAGTAGTTTGGTGGACCCTGATGCCTCCCTCAGTGATTTACGG GATATCTATGATCTTAAAGACCAAATACATGATGTAGAATGGAGATACATGCAAGGACTTAAAGAATTAAAG GATTCACTAGCTGAAGTTGAAGAGAAGTACAAGAAAGCTATGGTTTCCAGTGCTCAACTAGACAATGAGAAAAACAACTTGATTTACCAAGTGGATACTTTGAAGGATGTTattgaagagaaagaagaacaGATAGCAGAGTTCTATAGGGAGAATGAAGAGAAGtcaaag GAATTGGAAAGACAGAAACACACCTGCAGTGTTCTGCAGCATAAGCTGGATGAACTTAAAGAGGGCATTCGACAGAGAGATGAATTGATAGAG GCGAATCAACGTATGCAGGAGAATATAGACTCCATAACCAAAGAAGTGTTTGATCTCCAGGAGACAATTAAttggaaagataaaaaaataggG GCCctagaaagacagaaagattaCATTGACTGCATTAAGAATGAGCGAGATGAGCTCAGAGAGGAGTTGGCTGACCTGAAGGAAACAATGAAGAGAGGACAG aaACATGGATTGGTTATAATTCCTGACGGCACACCAAATGGTGATGTAAACCGTGAGTCAGTGGTTGGTACAATAACAGTAGTATCACAGGAAGCTGCTCAAGTCTTGGAACCTGCAGGAGAAAGACCACTAG ATATCAGGCTACAAAAACtggctggagagaaggaggaattACTGTCCCAG GTTAGAAAACTGAAGATGCAGTTGGAAGAAGAACGACAGAAATACTCTAAACGTGATGGCATGAATCCAGATATAATAGGCTTGGAGAATGGCTCTGACTTACAGCTAATTGAAATGCAAA GAGATGCCAACAGACAAATTAGTGAATACAAATTTAAGCTTTCAAAAGCTGAACAAGATATAACTACTTTGGAACAAAAT ATTGGACGACTTGAAGGACAGGTTGCAAGGtataaaaatgcagcagaaaatgcagaaaaagtaGAAGATGAacttaaagctgaaaaaaggaAGCTTCAGCGAGAG tTAAGAACAGCACTGGATAAGATAGAAGAGATGGAGATGACCAATAGCCATTTAATGAAAAGGCTGGAGAAGATGAAAGCAAATAGGACTGCGCTTTTATCTcaacagtga
- the LRRFIP2 gene encoding leucine-rich repeat flightless-interacting protein 2 isoform X4 — protein MGTPGSGRKRTPVKDRFSAEDEALSNIAREAEARLAAKRAARAEARDIRMRELERHQKELEEKNEKSHSEIFSRPSSRNSVTAAPLSGNSSRRGSGDASSLVDPDASLSDLRDIYDLKDQIHDVEWRYMQGLKELKDSLAEVEEKYKKAMVSSAQLDNEKNNLIYQVDTLKDVIEEKEEQIAEFYRENEEKSKELERQKHTCSVLQHKLDELKEGIRQRDELIEALERQKDYIDCIKNERDELREELADLKETMKRGQKHGLVIIPDGTPNGDVNRESVVGTITVVSQEAAQVLEPAGERPLDIRLQKLAGEKEELLSQVRKLKMQLEEERQKYSKRDGMNPDIIGLENGSDLQLIEMQRDANRQISEYKFKLSKAEQDITTLEQNIGRLEGQVARYKNAAENAEKVEDELKAEKRKLQRELRTALDKIEEMEMTNSHLMKRLEKMKANRTALLSQQ, from the exons GCAGAAGCCAGACTTGCAGCAAAACGGGCAGCTCGAGCAGAAGCAAGAGATATACGTATGAGAGAGCTGGAGCGACATCAAAAGGAG ctggaagaaaagaatgaaaagtcacattcagaaatattttcaagg CCCTCATCTCGCAATTCAGTAACTGCAGCTCCTTTGAGTGGCAACTCATCTAGAAGAGGAAGTGGAGATGCAAGTAGTTTGGTGGACCCTGATGCCTCCCTCAGTGATTTACGG GATATCTATGATCTTAAAGACCAAATACATGATGTAGAATGGAGATACATGCAAGGACTTAAAGAATTAAAG GATTCACTAGCTGAAGTTGAAGAGAAGTACAAGAAAGCTATGGTTTCCAGTGCTCAACTAGACAATGAGAAAAACAACTTGATTTACCAAGTGGATACTTTGAAGGATGTTattgaagagaaagaagaacaGATAGCAGAGTTCTATAGGGAGAATGAAGAGAAGtcaaag GAATTGGAAAGACAGAAACACACCTGCAGTGTTCTGCAGCATAAGCTGGATGAACTTAAAGAGGGCATTCGACAGAGAGATGAATTGATAGAG GCCctagaaagacagaaagattaCATTGACTGCATTAAGAATGAGCGAGATGAGCTCAGAGAGGAGTTGGCTGACCTGAAGGAAACAATGAAGAGAGGACAG aaACATGGATTGGTTATAATTCCTGACGGCACACCAAATGGTGATGTAAACCGTGAGTCAGTGGTTGGTACAATAACAGTAGTATCACAGGAAGCTGCTCAAGTCTTGGAACCTGCAGGAGAAAGACCACTAG ATATCAGGCTACAAAAACtggctggagagaaggaggaattACTGTCCCAG GTTAGAAAACTGAAGATGCAGTTGGAAGAAGAACGACAGAAATACTCTAAACGTGATGGCATGAATCCAGATATAATAGGCTTGGAGAATGGCTCTGACTTACAGCTAATTGAAATGCAAA GAGATGCCAACAGACAAATTAGTGAATACAAATTTAAGCTTTCAAAAGCTGAACAAGATATAACTACTTTGGAACAAAAT ATTGGACGACTTGAAGGACAGGTTGCAAGGtataaaaatgcagcagaaaatgcagaaaaagtaGAAGATGAacttaaagctgaaaaaaggaAGCTTCAGCGAGAG tTAAGAACAGCACTGGATAAGATAGAAGAGATGGAGATGACCAATAGCCATTTAATGAAAAGGCTGGAGAAGATGAAAGCAAATAGGACTGCGCTTTTATCTcaacagtga
- the LRRFIP2 gene encoding leucine-rich repeat flightless-interacting protein 2 isoform X7 has protein sequence MGTPGSGRKRTPVKDRFSAEDEALSNIAREAEARLAAKRAARAEARDIRMRELERHQKELEEKNEKSHSEIFSRPSSRNSVTAAPLSGNSSRRGSGDASSLVDPDASLSDLRDIYDLKDQIHDVEWRYMQGLKELKDSLAEVEEKYKKAMVSSAQLDNEKNNLIYQVDTLKDVIEEKEEQIAEFYRENEEKSKELERQKHTCSVLQHKLDELKEGIRQRDELIEKHGLVIIPDGTPNGDVNRESVVGTITVVSQEAAQVLEPAGERPLDIRLQKLAGEKEELLSQVRKLKMQLEEERQKYSKRDGMNPDIIGLENGSDLQLIEMQRDANRQISEYKFKLSKAEQDITTLEQNIGRLEGQVARYKNAAENAEKVEDELKAEKRKLQRELRTALDKIEEMEMTNSHLMKRLEKMKANRTALLSQQ, from the exons GCAGAAGCCAGACTTGCAGCAAAACGGGCAGCTCGAGCAGAAGCAAGAGATATACGTATGAGAGAGCTGGAGCGACATCAAAAGGAG ctggaagaaaagaatgaaaagtcacattcagaaatattttcaagg CCCTCATCTCGCAATTCAGTAACTGCAGCTCCTTTGAGTGGCAACTCATCTAGAAGAGGAAGTGGAGATGCAAGTAGTTTGGTGGACCCTGATGCCTCCCTCAGTGATTTACGG GATATCTATGATCTTAAAGACCAAATACATGATGTAGAATGGAGATACATGCAAGGACTTAAAGAATTAAAG GATTCACTAGCTGAAGTTGAAGAGAAGTACAAGAAAGCTATGGTTTCCAGTGCTCAACTAGACAATGAGAAAAACAACTTGATTTACCAAGTGGATACTTTGAAGGATGTTattgaagagaaagaagaacaGATAGCAGAGTTCTATAGGGAGAATGAAGAGAAGtcaaag GAATTGGAAAGACAGAAACACACCTGCAGTGTTCTGCAGCATAAGCTGGATGAACTTAAAGAGGGCATTCGACAGAGAGATGAATTGATAGAG aaACATGGATTGGTTATAATTCCTGACGGCACACCAAATGGTGATGTAAACCGTGAGTCAGTGGTTGGTACAATAACAGTAGTATCACAGGAAGCTGCTCAAGTCTTGGAACCTGCAGGAGAAAGACCACTAG ATATCAGGCTACAAAAACtggctggagagaaggaggaattACTGTCCCAG GTTAGAAAACTGAAGATGCAGTTGGAAGAAGAACGACAGAAATACTCTAAACGTGATGGCATGAATCCAGATATAATAGGCTTGGAGAATGGCTCTGACTTACAGCTAATTGAAATGCAAA GAGATGCCAACAGACAAATTAGTGAATACAAATTTAAGCTTTCAAAAGCTGAACAAGATATAACTACTTTGGAACAAAAT ATTGGACGACTTGAAGGACAGGTTGCAAGGtataaaaatgcagcagaaaatgcagaaaaagtaGAAGATGAacttaaagctgaaaaaaggaAGCTTCAGCGAGAG tTAAGAACAGCACTGGATAAGATAGAAGAGATGGAGATGACCAATAGCCATTTAATGAAAAGGCTGGAGAAGATGAAAGCAAATAGGACTGCGCTTTTATCTcaacagtga
- the LRRFIP2 gene encoding leucine-rich repeat flightless-interacting protein 2 isoform X6, with product MGTPGSGRKRTPVKDRFSAEDEALSNIAREAEARLAAKRAARAEARDIRMRELERHQKELEEKNEKSHSEIFSRDSLAEVEEKYKKAMVSSAQLDNEKNNLIYQVDTLKDVIEEKEEQIAEFYRENEEKSKELERQKHTCSVLQHKLDELKEGIRQRDELIEANQRMQENIDSITKEVFDLQETINWKDKKIGALERQKDYIDCIKNERDELREELADLKETMKRGQKHGLVIIPDGTPNGDVNRESVVGTITVVSQEAAQVLEPAGERPLDIRLQKLAGEKEELLSQVRKLKMQLEEERQKYSKRDGMNPDIIGLENGSDLQLIEMQRDANRQISEYKFKLSKAEQDITTLEQNIGRLEGQVARYKNAAENAEKVEDELKAEKRKLQRELRTALDKIEEMEMTNSHLMKRLEKMKANRTALLSQQ from the exons GCAGAAGCCAGACTTGCAGCAAAACGGGCAGCTCGAGCAGAAGCAAGAGATATACGTATGAGAGAGCTGGAGCGACATCAAAAGGAG ctggaagaaaagaatgaaaagtcacattcagaaatattttcaagg GATTCACTAGCTGAAGTTGAAGAGAAGTACAAGAAAGCTATGGTTTCCAGTGCTCAACTAGACAATGAGAAAAACAACTTGATTTACCAAGTGGATACTTTGAAGGATGTTattgaagagaaagaagaacaGATAGCAGAGTTCTATAGGGAGAATGAAGAGAAGtcaaag GAATTGGAAAGACAGAAACACACCTGCAGTGTTCTGCAGCATAAGCTGGATGAACTTAAAGAGGGCATTCGACAGAGAGATGAATTGATAGAG GCGAATCAACGTATGCAGGAGAATATAGACTCCATAACCAAAGAAGTGTTTGATCTCCAGGAGACAATTAAttggaaagataaaaaaataggG GCCctagaaagacagaaagattaCATTGACTGCATTAAGAATGAGCGAGATGAGCTCAGAGAGGAGTTGGCTGACCTGAAGGAAACAATGAAGAGAGGACAG aaACATGGATTGGTTATAATTCCTGACGGCACACCAAATGGTGATGTAAACCGTGAGTCAGTGGTTGGTACAATAACAGTAGTATCACAGGAAGCTGCTCAAGTCTTGGAACCTGCAGGAGAAAGACCACTAG ATATCAGGCTACAAAAACtggctggagagaaggaggaattACTGTCCCAG GTTAGAAAACTGAAGATGCAGTTGGAAGAAGAACGACAGAAATACTCTAAACGTGATGGCATGAATCCAGATATAATAGGCTTGGAGAATGGCTCTGACTTACAGCTAATTGAAATGCAAA GAGATGCCAACAGACAAATTAGTGAATACAAATTTAAGCTTTCAAAAGCTGAACAAGATATAACTACTTTGGAACAAAAT ATTGGACGACTTGAAGGACAGGTTGCAAGGtataaaaatgcagcagaaaatgcagaaaaagtaGAAGATGAacttaaagctgaaaaaaggaAGCTTCAGCGAGAG tTAAGAACAGCACTGGATAAGATAGAAGAGATGGAGATGACCAATAGCCATTTAATGAAAAGGCTGGAGAAGATGAAAGCAAATAGGACTGCGCTTTTATCTcaacagtga
- the LRRFIP2 gene encoding leucine-rich repeat flightless-interacting protein 2 isoform X5 — MGTPGSGRKRTPVKDRFSAEDEALSNIAREAEARLAAKRAARAEARDIRMRELERHQKELEEKNEKSHSEIFSRPSSRNSVTAAPLSGNSSRRGSGDASSLVDPDASLSDLRDSLAEVEEKYKKAMVSSAQLDNEKNNLIYQVDTLKDVIEEKEEQIAEFYRENEEKSKELERQKHTCSVLQHKLDELKEGIRQRDELIEALERQKDYIDCIKNERDELREELADLKETMKRGQKHGLVIIPDGTPNGDVNRESVVGTITVVSQEAAQVLEPAGERPLDIRLQKLAGEKEELLSQVRKLKMQLEEERQKYSKRDGMNPDIIGLENGSDLQLIEMQRDANRQISEYKFKLSKAEQDITTLEQNIGRLEGQVARYKNAAENAEKVEDELKAEKRKLQRELRTALDKIEEMEMTNSHLMKRLEKMKANRTALLSQQ, encoded by the exons GCAGAAGCCAGACTTGCAGCAAAACGGGCAGCTCGAGCAGAAGCAAGAGATATACGTATGAGAGAGCTGGAGCGACATCAAAAGGAG ctggaagaaaagaatgaaaagtcacattcagaaatattttcaagg CCCTCATCTCGCAATTCAGTAACTGCAGCTCCTTTGAGTGGCAACTCATCTAGAAGAGGAAGTGGAGATGCAAGTAGTTTGGTGGACCCTGATGCCTCCCTCAGTGATTTACGG GATTCACTAGCTGAAGTTGAAGAGAAGTACAAGAAAGCTATGGTTTCCAGTGCTCAACTAGACAATGAGAAAAACAACTTGATTTACCAAGTGGATACTTTGAAGGATGTTattgaagagaaagaagaacaGATAGCAGAGTTCTATAGGGAGAATGAAGAGAAGtcaaag GAATTGGAAAGACAGAAACACACCTGCAGTGTTCTGCAGCATAAGCTGGATGAACTTAAAGAGGGCATTCGACAGAGAGATGAATTGATAGAG GCCctagaaagacagaaagattaCATTGACTGCATTAAGAATGAGCGAGATGAGCTCAGAGAGGAGTTGGCTGACCTGAAGGAAACAATGAAGAGAGGACAG aaACATGGATTGGTTATAATTCCTGACGGCACACCAAATGGTGATGTAAACCGTGAGTCAGTGGTTGGTACAATAACAGTAGTATCACAGGAAGCTGCTCAAGTCTTGGAACCTGCAGGAGAAAGACCACTAG ATATCAGGCTACAAAAACtggctggagagaaggaggaattACTGTCCCAG GTTAGAAAACTGAAGATGCAGTTGGAAGAAGAACGACAGAAATACTCTAAACGTGATGGCATGAATCCAGATATAATAGGCTTGGAGAATGGCTCTGACTTACAGCTAATTGAAATGCAAA GAGATGCCAACAGACAAATTAGTGAATACAAATTTAAGCTTTCAAAAGCTGAACAAGATATAACTACTTTGGAACAAAAT ATTGGACGACTTGAAGGACAGGTTGCAAGGtataaaaatgcagcagaaaatgcagaaaaagtaGAAGATGAacttaaagctgaaaaaaggaAGCTTCAGCGAGAG tTAAGAACAGCACTGGATAAGATAGAAGAGATGGAGATGACCAATAGCCATTTAATGAAAAGGCTGGAGAAGATGAAAGCAAATAGGACTGCGCTTTTATCTcaacagtga
- the LRRFIP2 gene encoding leucine-rich repeat flightless-interacting protein 2 isoform X3: MGTPGSGRKRTPVKDRFSAEDEALSNIAREAEARLAAKRAARAEARDIRMRELERHQKELEEKNEKSHSEIFSRPSSRNSVTAAPLSGNSSRRGSGDASSLVDPDASLSDLRDSLAEVEEKYKKAMVSSAQLDNEKNNLIYQVDTLKDVIEEKEEQIAEFYRENEEKSKELERQKHTCSVLQHKLDELKEGIRQRDELIEANQRMQENIDSITKEVFDLQETINWKDKKIGALERQKDYIDCIKNERDELREELADLKETMKRGQKHGLVIIPDGTPNGDVNRESVVGTITVVSQEAAQVLEPAGERPLDIRLQKLAGEKEELLSQVRKLKMQLEEERQKYSKRDGMNPDIIGLENGSDLQLIEMQRDANRQISEYKFKLSKAEQDITTLEQNIGRLEGQVARYKNAAENAEKVEDELKAEKRKLQRELRTALDKIEEMEMTNSHLMKRLEKMKANRTALLSQQ, translated from the exons GCAGAAGCCAGACTTGCAGCAAAACGGGCAGCTCGAGCAGAAGCAAGAGATATACGTATGAGAGAGCTGGAGCGACATCAAAAGGAG ctggaagaaaagaatgaaaagtcacattcagaaatattttcaagg CCCTCATCTCGCAATTCAGTAACTGCAGCTCCTTTGAGTGGCAACTCATCTAGAAGAGGAAGTGGAGATGCAAGTAGTTTGGTGGACCCTGATGCCTCCCTCAGTGATTTACGG GATTCACTAGCTGAAGTTGAAGAGAAGTACAAGAAAGCTATGGTTTCCAGTGCTCAACTAGACAATGAGAAAAACAACTTGATTTACCAAGTGGATACTTTGAAGGATGTTattgaagagaaagaagaacaGATAGCAGAGTTCTATAGGGAGAATGAAGAGAAGtcaaag GAATTGGAAAGACAGAAACACACCTGCAGTGTTCTGCAGCATAAGCTGGATGAACTTAAAGAGGGCATTCGACAGAGAGATGAATTGATAGAG GCGAATCAACGTATGCAGGAGAATATAGACTCCATAACCAAAGAAGTGTTTGATCTCCAGGAGACAATTAAttggaaagataaaaaaataggG GCCctagaaagacagaaagattaCATTGACTGCATTAAGAATGAGCGAGATGAGCTCAGAGAGGAGTTGGCTGACCTGAAGGAAACAATGAAGAGAGGACAG aaACATGGATTGGTTATAATTCCTGACGGCACACCAAATGGTGATGTAAACCGTGAGTCAGTGGTTGGTACAATAACAGTAGTATCACAGGAAGCTGCTCAAGTCTTGGAACCTGCAGGAGAAAGACCACTAG ATATCAGGCTACAAAAACtggctggagagaaggaggaattACTGTCCCAG GTTAGAAAACTGAAGATGCAGTTGGAAGAAGAACGACAGAAATACTCTAAACGTGATGGCATGAATCCAGATATAATAGGCTTGGAGAATGGCTCTGACTTACAGCTAATTGAAATGCAAA GAGATGCCAACAGACAAATTAGTGAATACAAATTTAAGCTTTCAAAAGCTGAACAAGATATAACTACTTTGGAACAAAAT ATTGGACGACTTGAAGGACAGGTTGCAAGGtataaaaatgcagcagaaaatgcagaaaaagtaGAAGATGAacttaaagctgaaaaaaggaAGCTTCAGCGAGAG tTAAGAACAGCACTGGATAAGATAGAAGAGATGGAGATGACCAATAGCCATTTAATGAAAAGGCTGGAGAAGATGAAAGCAAATAGGACTGCGCTTTTATCTcaacagtga